From Pirellulales bacterium:
ACGGGCGTGCGCGAGGCCTCGGCCAGTTTGGTCTCGATCGCAAGCACCGTATCCGCGGCAGCGGCAGCCGCGGCGGACGAATCGCCCAACAGCGAAAACATCTTCGTCGCGTGCTCGCGGTACTGCCGGCGAATCTGCTTGGAGTAATCGCTGGTGCCGAGATAGTAGTCGCGCTCCGGCAGCCCCAGACCTCCTTGATGCAGATAGATCGTATAGCGCGTGCTCTGCTTTTCGTCCTGCCCGACCGATGCGGAAAAGAGTGACCGGACGCCGGCCGCCTCCAGGTGGCCGATCTCGGCGATCAAATCGTCACGGCTCGCGATCTTGGCGATCCGATCGAGTTCATCCTTGAGCGGGGCGGCGCCTTGCTTTTCGAGCTTGGCCTCGTCCATCGCCGTGGCAAAGAAGTCGCGAATCTTCTGCTTGTTCCCTTCGAGCGGGCCGGGCTGTTTTGCCAGGCCTTCGACGATCTCGCGCAGGGCGACGAGATTGTCGTCGTGCAGTTGAGAAAACGATCCCCAGCGGCTGTATTCGGCGGGAATCGGGTTGCGCTTGTTCCAATCGCCGTTGACGTATTGAAAGAAGTCGTCGCCGGGCTTGACTGACGTGTCGAAATTCGCCCGGTCGATCCCGCTTTTCAGCGGCGCATCGCCGCTAAGAGCGCGCATGGCGAGCGGCAGGGAGCAGGAAAGACCGATGCAGAGAACGACAATTTGTCGGATTCGCATGAAAAGCCCTTAAGTTCGAGGAATCATTTGAACGTTGCGACCGTTTGTAGGGAACGTCCTCTGTGGCGTTCCGTGACGCGCCCTGTGACGTTCCTTGATCCACACCGGATTTGGAACGGCCGGAACGCCACGGAGGGCGTTCCCTACAGAATTCCGCTACGAGGCGCCCTCCGCACTTTCAGTGGATACCGGGCGCCATTGCACGAAGCCTTCGATCGCTTCGTATTCGGCCAAGCCGAGTTGGTCGTAAAGTTGGGCCGTTTGGCGGTTGCGCTGCTCGGCCCGCTGCCAGAATTCGCGTTGGTCGTGGCCGGGAAACATGGCCCGATCTTTTTGGCTTTGGTGCTTGAAGATGGCGCTCCGTTTGTGCAGCAGCTCTTCAGGGCTGAGCGGCACGGCCATCTGAATTCTATCCGGCTCCCATTCCTGCCAAGCGCCCCGATAGAGCCAGACTTCGCAAGCGCGGAACCAGTCGCGCTCGCGCACCTGCTCGACCGCACGCATCGCCGCCGCCAGGCAAACGCGATGCGTGCCGTGCGGATCGGAAAGATCGCCCGCGGCGTAGACCTGATGCGGCTGGACCTTTTCCAAAAGATCGACGGTGAGCTGCACGTCGGCCTCGCCGAGCGGCTTCTTGCGGACCGTGCCCGTTTCGTAAAAGGGCAAATCCATGAAGTGCAGCCGCTCGACAAGCACGCCGCATTCCCGCGCCGCCGCTCGGGCCTCGCCGCGGCGGATCATCCCCTTGATCTCCAGCAGCATCAGGCTGTCTAACTGCCCCGGCTTCTTGTTCCTGACGAACTCCTCGACCTGCCGATCGAGCCGCTCGCCGACGTCGCCGACGCCAAATCGCCGATTGAAATCGGCGACGAAATCGGCAAACCGCACGGCATCGCCGTCGAACACGGCGATGTTGCCCGAAGTTTGATAGGCGACGTGGACTTCGTGCCCCTGATCGACGAGCCGCAGCAGCGTACCCCCCATCGAAATCACGTCGTCGTCGGGATGAGGCGAAAAAATGAGCACGCGCTTCGGGAAGATCGAATCCGTGCGGCGGCGGATGTCGCCGGGACGCTTCCGCGGATCGGGCTTGCCGCCGGGCCAGCCGGTGATCGTCTCCTGCATCGCGCGGAACACGTCGACGTTGATATCGTAGGCCGGGCCGTGCGCGGCCACGAGGTCTTGCAAGCCCGACTCGTTGTAGTCCTCGTCGGTGAGCTTGAGGATCGGTTTCTTCATCGCCTGGGCGAGCCAGATCACGGCCTTACGGATCGTCGGCTCGTCCCAATTCACCGGACCGAGCAGCCAGGGGGTCTTGTATCGGGTGAGGTGCGCGGCGGCGGCCTCGTCGAGCATGACGAGCGCATTGAGATGGTTTTGGAGAAAGCTGGCGGCAATTGTCGGCGTGATCGGCCCTTCGACGGCCTGCGCGACCACGGCGGCCTTCCCTTCGCCGAATGCCATCATGATCACGCGCCGGGCTTCAAGGATCGTGCCGACCCCCATCGTGATCGCCCGTCGCGGCACGTGTTCCTCGCCGAAGAAATCGCTGGCGGCGTCGCGCCGCGTCACGCCGTCGAGTGCGATGAGCCGCGTGCGGCTATCGGGCGGCGAACCCGGTTCGTTGAAGCCGATGTGCCCCGTGCGGCCGATGCCCAGGAGTTGCAGATCGAGCCCGCCCGCCTCTTTGATCCGTCGCTCATAGGTCCGGCAATACTCGGCGACCTCGTCGACCGCGATCGTGCCGTCGGGAACGTGCGTGTTCTCCGGCCGGATATCGATCAGATCGAATAGATGCTCCCGCATGAAGCGGCGATAGCTCTGCAACTCGACCGGGCGAATCGGGAAATACTCGTCGAGATTGAACGTGACCACGCCGGCGAACGAAAGCCCCTCGTCGCGATGCAAGCGAACCAACTCGGCGTAAACGCCGATCGGCGTCGAGCCCGTCGCCAACCCAAG
This genomic window contains:
- a CDS encoding M13 family metallopeptidase N-terminal domain-containing protein, with protein sequence MRIRQIVVLCIGLSCSLPLAMRALSGDAPLKSGIDRANFDTSVKPGDDFFQYVNGDWNKRNPIPAEYSRWGSFSQLHDDNLVALREIVEGLAKQPGPLEGNKQKIRDFFATAMDEAKLEKQGAAPLKDELDRIAKIASRDDLIAEIGHLEAAGVRSLFSASVGQDEKQSTRYTIYLHQGGLGLPERDYYLGTSDYSKQIRRQYREHATKMFSLLGDSSAAAAAAADTVLAIETKLAEASRTPV
- the nagB gene encoding glucosamine-6-phosphate deaminase, which translates into the protein MHDSIPRSERIPTRAYTQAEQASVAVAAEIAGLVRQRAAEGKPCVLGLATGSTPIGVYAELVRLHRDEGLSFAGVVTFNLDEYFPIRPVELQSYRRFMREHLFDLIDIRPENTHVPDGTIAVDEVAEYCRTYERRIKEAGGLDLQLLGIGRTGHIGFNEPGSPPDSRTRLIALDGVTRRDAASDFFGEEHVPRRAITMGVGTILEARRVIMMAFGEGKAAVVAQAVEGPITPTIAASFLQNHLNALVMLDEAAAAHLTRYKTPWLLGPVNWDEPTIRKAVIWLAQAMKKPILKLTDEDYNESGLQDLVAAHGPAYDINVDVFRAMQETITGWPGGKPDPRKRPGDIRRRTDSIFPKRVLIFSPHPDDDVISMGGTLLRLVDQGHEVHVAYQTSGNIAVFDGDAVRFADFVADFNRRFGVGDVGERLDRQVEEFVRNKKPGQLDSLMLLEIKGMIRRGEARAAARECGVLVERLHFMDLPFYETGTVRKKPLGEADVQLTVDLLEKVQPHQVYAAGDLSDPHGTHRVCLAAAMRAVEQVRERDWFRACEVWLYRGAWQEWEPDRIQMAVPLSPEELLHKRSAIFKHQSQKDRAMFPGHDQREFWQRAEQRNRQTAQLYDQLGLAEYEAIEGFVQWRPVSTESAEGAS